TCGCGTAATAATGCCGCTCGACGCCCTGCCACTGGCGCGAATGCCGCTCCATATTGGCGTCTGCCATCAGGTAGTCTAGCGGCACCTCGAAGGCGACATCGACTTCCGACGTGTTGAGCGTGAGGGCAAAGCCCGGCTCGACGCGCGCAACCACTGGCACGATGCGATAGCCGAGTGTCGTCATGTAGAGATCGAGATAGCCGAGCGGCTGAATGAGGTCGCGCGACAGGCCGATCTCCTCTTCGGCTTCGCGCAACGCCGCCGCCATCGGATCGGCATCGGTCTTGTCGATCTTGCCGCCGGGAAATGAAATCTGCCCCGGATGATCCGGCAGATGCTGGGCACGCTGGGTCAGCAGCACCGTCGGCTCGGGATGATCGACGACGGCGATCAGCACGGCCGCGGGGCGGATCGGCCGCACCTCCGAAATCTTCTGCATCACCGGGTCGGC
The Pseudolabrys sp. FHR47 genome window above contains:
- a CDS encoding CoA pyrophosphatase, with protein sequence MLDPQSRVAPLSAPEFFARVRERLTLETPAGLTDPSVTPVRGDHDADPVMQKISEVRPIRPAAVLIAVVDHPEPTVLLTQRAQHLPDHPGQISFPGGKIDKTDADPMAAALREAEEEIGLSRDLIQPLGYLDLYMTTLGYRIVPVVARVEPGFALTLNTSEVDVAFEVPLDYLMADANMERHSRQWQGVERHYYAITFGERYIWGVTAGILRNMRERIYR